Proteins from one Acomys russatus chromosome 12, mAcoRus1.1, whole genome shotgun sequence genomic window:
- the Htr2b gene encoding 5-hydroxytryptamine receptor 2B codes for MACSYKMSEQSTLPEHILQNTCDHLVLSNHSGLKTGLIEEEMQLTAEDQGNRVRWVALLILVVIIPTVGGNILVILAVSLEKRLQYATNYFLMSLAVADLLVGLFVMPTALLTIMFEAIWPLPLVLCPAWLFLDVLFSTASIMHLCAISVDRYIAIKKPIQANQCNSRATVFIKITVVWLISIGIAIPIPIKGIENDVINPNNITCELKKDRFGNFMLFGSLAAFFAPLAIMIVTYFLTIHALRKKAYLVKNKPPQRLTWWTVSTVFQKEESSFSSPEKVAMLDGAHRDKILPNSSDETLMRRMSSVGKKSVQTISNEQRASKVLGIVFFLFLLMWCPFFITNITLALCDSCNQSTLKTLLEVFVWVGYISSGVNPLIYTLFNKTFREAFGRYITCNYRATKSVKALRKCSSTNYFGNSMVENSKIFTKHGIRNGINPAMYQSPMRLRSSTIQSSSILLLDTLLYENDGDKTEEQVSYV; via the exons ATGGCTTGCTCTTATAAAATGTCTGAACAAAGCACACTTCCTGAGCACATTTTACAGAATACATGTGATCACCTGGTTTTGTCTAACCACTCTGGATTAAAGACAGGCTTAATAGAAGAGGAAATGCAGCTGACTGCCGAGGACCAGGGGAATAGAGTGCGCTGGGTGGCTCTGCTGATTCTTGTGGTGATAATACCCACAGTCGGTGGGAACATCCTTGTCATTCTGGCTGTCTCTCTGGAGAAAAGGCTGCAATATGCCACCAACTACTTTCTAATGTCCTTGGCAGTGGCTGACTTGCTGGTTGGATTGTTTGTGATGCCGACTGCCCTCTTGACAATCATGTTTG aggctATATGGCCCCTCCCACTGGTCTTGTGTCCTGCTTGGTTATTCCTCGATGTTCTCTTTTCAACTGCCTCCATCATGCATCTCTGTGCTATTTCAGTGGATCGCTATATAGCCATCAAGAAGCCAATTCAGGCCAACCAGTGCAACTCCCGGGCTACTGTATTTATCAAGATTACAGTGGTATGGTTAATTTCAATAG GCATTGCCATCCCAATCCCTATTAAAGGGATAGAGAATGATGTGATTAATCCAAACAACATCACCTGCGAGCTGAAAAAGGACCGGTTTGGCAATTTCATGCTCTTTGGCTCACTGGCTGCTTTCTTTGCACCTCTTGCAATCATGATAGTCACCTACTTTCTCACTATTCACGCTTTACGAAAGAAAGCTTACTTGGTCAAAAACAAGCCACCTCAGCGCCTAACATGGTGGACCGTGTCCACAGTCTTCCAAAAGGAGGAATCATCCTTTTCATCGCCCGAAAAGGTGGCAATGCTGGATGGTGCTCACAGGGATAAAATTCTACCTAACTCCAGTGATGAAACACTTATGAGAAGAATGTCCTCAGTTGGAAAGAAATCAGTTCAAACCATTTCTAACGAACAGAGGGCCTCAAAGGTCCTTGGaattgtgttttttctctttttgcttatgTGGTGCCccttttttattacaaatataacTTTAGCTTTGTGTGACTCCTGCAACCAGAGTACTCTTAAAACGCTCCTGGAGGTCTTTGTGTGGGTAGGCTACATTTCCTCAGGGGTGAATCCTTTGATCTATACGCTCTTCAATAAGACATTTCGGGAAGCATTCGGCAGGTATATCACCTGTAATTACCGGGCAACAAAGTCAGTGAAAGCACTTAGGAAATGTTCCAGCACAAACTACTTTGGGAATTCAATGGTAGAAAACTCTAAAATTTTCACCAAACATGGAATTCGAAATGGGATCAATCCTGCCATGTACCAGAGTCCAATGAGGCTCCGAAGTTCAACCATTCAGTCGTCATCAATCCTTCTCCTAGATACACTTCTTTATGAAAATGATGGTGACAAAACTGAAGAGCAAGTCAGCTACGTATAG